The proteins below come from a single Brevundimonas sp. LM2 genomic window:
- a CDS encoding glycoside hydrolase family 43 protein has protein sequence MSAFTLPLALAALLLATPIAAQEGPRAPVLDADFPDPFVLSTDAGLVAYATNSRKRGKLLNVQMSRSTDGRSWSAAADAMPVAPPWARPGRPDIWAPEAIRIGDRYVMYFSARHATRTRPDGLTLCVGAAVAAAPGGPFVPQAEPLTCGGPLGVIDASPFRDGEDLWLYVKSDGNCCDVPITLVAQRLSADGLSLTGAPATVPGFTNDAAWEGKVVEAPQMVVRDGVYTLFYSANDFGGRAYGTGYALCQSPVGPCQDAPQNPILSSTPGLRGLVGPGHVSVFEREGRTWIAYHGWRRPLTDGGWGQRSMYIDRLDWVDGRPTVAPAR, from the coding sequence ATGTCGGCATTCACACTCCCTCTGGCCCTCGCGGCCCTGCTTTTGGCGACCCCGATCGCCGCCCAGGAAGGCCCCCGCGCGCCCGTCCTGGACGCCGACTTCCCCGACCCGTTCGTGCTGTCGACGGACGCAGGGCTGGTCGCCTACGCCACCAACTCGCGGAAACGCGGCAAGCTCCTGAATGTGCAGATGTCGCGTTCCACCGATGGTCGGTCCTGGTCGGCGGCGGCGGACGCCATGCCGGTCGCGCCCCCCTGGGCCCGGCCCGGGCGGCCCGACATCTGGGCCCCCGAGGCCATCCGCATCGGCGACCGCTACGTGATGTATTTCAGCGCGCGGCATGCCACCCGGACCCGTCCCGACGGCCTGACCCTGTGCGTCGGCGCCGCCGTCGCCGCGGCGCCGGGAGGCCCCTTCGTGCCCCAAGCCGAGCCCCTGACCTGCGGCGGGCCCCTGGGCGTGATCGACGCCAGTCCGTTCCGGGACGGAGAGGACCTGTGGCTCTATGTGAAGAGCGACGGCAACTGCTGCGACGTGCCGATCACCCTGGTGGCCCAGCGCCTGTCCGCCGACGGTCTGAGCCTGACCGGGGCGCCGGCGACCGTGCCGGGGTTCACCAACGACGCCGCCTGGGAAGGCAAGGTGGTCGAGGCCCCGCAGATGGTCGTGCGCGACGGCGTCTATACCCTGTTCTACAGCGCCAACGATTTCGGCGGCCGGGCCTATGGGACCGGATACGCCCTGTGCCAGAGCCCGGTCGGTCCGTGCCAGGATGCGCCCCAGAACCCGATCCTGAGCTCGACCCCCGGCCTCAGGGGCCTGGTCGGACCCGGTCATGTCAGCGTGTTCGAACGCGAAGGCCGGACGTGGATCGCCTATCACGGCTGGCGGCGTCCCCTGACCGACGGCGGCTGGGGTCAGCGGTCGATGTACATCGACCGTCTCGACTGGGTCGACGGCCGCCCGACCGTCGCGCCCGCGCGCTAA
- a CDS encoding Gfo/Idh/MocA family protein codes for MESVRIGVVGIGKIARDQHLPALAASRDFELVAVATHHEGVEGVPTYPSIEAMLEADPAIGAVSLCTPPVGRHDIARAALEAGRHVMLEKPPGATVAEVDHLAGLAAERGLTLFCTWHSREAAGVETARAWLSERTIRSAQVIWKEDVRRWHPGQQWIWEPGGLGVFDPGINALSILTRILPERAILQQATLAFPSNRAAPIAADLTFRTVSGAPISAAFDFRQTGPQSWDIIVETDTGTLVLHDGGSRLVIDGETHTVETGEVEGEYPNLYRRFADLIRRGESDVDLEPFRHVADAFMLGHRTVVEPFDD; via the coding sequence ATGGAATCTGTCCGTATCGGCGTGGTCGGAATCGGCAAGATTGCGCGCGACCAGCATCTGCCTGCCCTGGCCGCCAGTCGCGATTTCGAACTGGTCGCCGTCGCGACGCATCATGAGGGCGTCGAGGGGGTGCCGACCTATCCCAGCATCGAGGCGATGCTGGAGGCGGATCCGGCCATCGGCGCCGTCAGCCTGTGCACCCCGCCCGTGGGACGCCACGACATCGCCCGGGCGGCGCTCGAGGCCGGCCGTCACGTCATGCTGGAGAAGCCGCCGGGGGCCACGGTGGCGGAGGTCGACCATCTGGCGGGCCTGGCGGCTGAGCGCGGGCTGACGCTGTTCTGCACCTGGCATTCGCGGGAGGCGGCCGGGGTCGAGACGGCCCGGGCCTGGCTGAGCGAACGGACGATCCGGTCGGCGCAGGTCATCTGGAAGGAAGACGTCCGTCGCTGGCATCCGGGGCAGCAATGGATCTGGGAGCCGGGCGGCCTGGGCGTGTTCGATCCAGGCATCAACGCCCTGTCCATCCTGACCCGGATCCTGCCCGAGCGGGCCATTCTGCAGCAGGCCACCCTGGCCTTCCCGTCCAACCGGGCGGCGCCGATCGCGGCCGATCTGACGTTCCGCACCGTGTCGGGCGCGCCGATCTCCGCCGCCTTCGACTTCCGCCAGACGGGACCCCAGTCCTGGGACATCATCGTCGAGACCGACACCGGCACCCTGGTGCTGCACGACGGCGGCAGCCGCCTCGTCATCGACGGCGAGACTCATACGGTCGAGACGGGCGAGGTCGAGGGCGAGTACCCCAACCTCTACCGCCGCTTCGCCGACCTGATCCGTCGCGGCGAGAGCGACGTCGATCTGGAGCCGTTCCGCCACGTCGCCGATGCCTTCATGCTCGGCCACCGCACGGTCGTCGAGCCGTTCGACGACTGA
- a CDS encoding helix-turn-helix domain-containing protein: MQVRSLSERTLQRRITEEGHSFRELLVEARLELGHRLLSDDRVERDEIGFLLGYQDATSFHRAFREWEGVTPARWRALCAGDSPDATR; encoded by the coding sequence ATGCAGGTGCGGTCGCTGAGCGAGCGGACATTGCAGCGTCGGATCACCGAGGAAGGCCACAGCTTCCGCGAACTGCTGGTCGAGGCCCGGCTAGAGCTGGGACACCGGCTTCTCAGCGACGATAGGGTGGAGCGCGACGAGATCGGCTTCCTCCTCGGCTACCAGGACGCCACCTCATTTCATCGCGCGTTTCGCGAATGGGAAGGGGTCACGCCAGCCCGTTGGCGGGCCCTTTGTGCCGGTGATTCACCGGACGCGACGCGCTGA